One segment of Manihot esculenta cultivar AM560-2 chromosome 4, M.esculenta_v8, whole genome shotgun sequence DNA contains the following:
- the LOC110613191 gene encoding LOB domain-containing protein 1, giving the protein MDHSEAANSNSSSPSSSSSPPTTPPPTVVMSPCAACKILRRRCAEKCVLAPYFPPTEPAKFTIAHRVFGASNIIKFLQELPESQRADAVSSMVYEASARIRDPVYGCAGAICHLQKQVNELQAQLAKAQAELVNMQCQQANLVALLCMSPQQLSGQSVDDFISTPQSYQSNPCFFDDTNCLGSQWEPLWT; this is encoded by the exons ATGGACCACAGCGAAGCAGCTAATTCTAACTCATCTTCACCTTCTTCTTCATCCTCTCCGCCGACGACGCCGCCGCCCACGGTGGTTATGAGTCCTTGTGCGGCTTGTAAGATTCTCAGGCGAAGATGCGCTGAGAAATGCGTTTTGGCTCCTTATTTTCCTCCGACTGAACCGGCAAAATTCACCATTGCTCATCGCGTGTTCGGTGCAAGCAACATCATTAAGTTTCTACAG GAGCTACCAGAATCTCAAAGGGCTGATGCAGTGAGCAGTATGGTTTACGAGGCAAGTGCAAGGATCAGGGATCCTGTTTATGGTTGCGCAGGGGCGATTTGccatcttcaaaaacaagttaACGAGCTTCAAGCACAATTAGCTAAAGCACAAGCTGAACTTGTTAACATGCAATGCCAACAAGCCAACCTTGTGGCCTTACTCTGCATGTCTCCTCAGCAATTATCAGGACAATCTGTGGACGATTTCATTAGCACGCCGCAGAGCTACCAGAGCAACCCTTGCTTCTTTGATGACACCAACTGTTTAGGGTCACAGTGGGAGCCTCTCTGGACATAA
- the LOC110614098 gene encoding carbamoyl-phosphate synthase large chain, chloroplastic, with translation MTHALNHCETLSSSAIFNNKSLSRSLFSLSKRHSFELFSSKNRNFSSLNVQTWPPRLTRLSKRYHLVSSVRCSAEMTTKAVKEPPKVGKRTDLKKIMILGAGPIVIGQACEFDYSGTQACKALKDEGYEVVLINSNPATIMTDPELADRTYITPMTPELVEQVIEKERPDALLPTMGGQTALNLAVALAERGALEKYNVELIGAKLDAIKKAEDRELFKQAMKIIGLKTPPSGVGNTLDECIEIANEIGEFPLIIRPAFTLGGTGGGIAYNKEEFESICKAGLAASLTSQVLVEKSLLGWKEYELEVMRDLADNVVIICSIENIDPMGVHTGDSITVAPAQTLTDKEYQRLRDYSIKIIREIGVECGGSNVQFAVNPVDGEVMVIEMNPRVSRSSALASKATGFPIAKMAAKLSIGYTLDQIPNDITKKTPASFEPSIDYVVTKIPRFAFEKFPGSQPVLTTQMKSVGEAMSIGRTFQESLQKAVRSLECGYSGWGCAPIKELGWDWDQLKYNLRVPNPDRLHAVYAAMKKGMKVDDIYELTFIDKWFLTQLKELVDVEQYLMTRSLSDLTKDDFYEVKKRGFSDKQIAFATKSTEKDVRSKRISFGVAPAYKRVDTCAAEFEANTPYMYSSYDLECESSPTKTKKVLILGGGPNRIGQGIEFDYCCCHTSFALQSAGFETIMMNSNPETVSTDYDTSDRLYFEPLTVEDVLNVIDLERPDGIIVQFGGQTPLKLALPIQQYLEEHKPISASGAGHVRIWGTSPDSIDAAEDRERFNAILKELKIEQPKGGIAKSEADALAIAADIGYPVVVRPSYVLGGRAMEIVYSDDKLVTYLENAVEVDPDRPVLIDKYLSDAVEIDIDALADSYGNVIIGGIMEHIEQAGVHSGDSACILPTQTVSSSCLATIKSWTKKLAKSLNVCGLMNCQYAITASGEVFLLEANPRASRTVPFVSKAIGHPLAKYAALVMSGMSLNEVGFTKEVIPSHVAVKEVVIPFGRFPGCDVLLGPEMRSTGEGMGIDFVFSMAFAKSQLATGQNLPLSGTVFISLNDLTKPHLEKLAKAFLELGFKIISTSGTAHFLELKGIPVDRVLKMHEGRPHAGDMLANGQIQLMVITSSGDSLDQIDGRQLRRMALAYSVPIITTVAGALATAEAIKTLKSSSINMLALQDFFNVEVREDSNRNLQSASSSL, from the exons ATGACCCACGCTTTAAACCACTGCGAAACCCTTTCTTCCTCGGCTATTTTCAACAACAAATCACTCTCCCGGAGCTTATTTTCTCTCTCGAAACGGCACAGTTTTGAATTGTTTTCCTCCAAGAATCGGAATTTTTCTTCTCTCAACGTCCAGACATGGCCGCCGCGGCTGACCCGCCTCTCGAAACGGTACCACCTAGTGAGTTCCGTCCGCTGCAGCGCGGAAATGACTACCAAGGCAGTAAAGGAACCGCCGAAAGTAGGCAAAAGAACCGACTTGAAGAAAATTATGATTCTTGGGGCGGGACCTATTGTGATTGGTCAGGCGTGCGAGTTTGATTACTCGGGGACTCAGGCTTGCAAAGCATTGAAAGATGAAGGATACGAGGTCGTTTTGATTAATTCCAACCCCGCTACTATCATGACGGACCCGGAGTTGGCGGACAGGACTTACATTACGCCGATGACGCCGGAATTAGTGGAGCAAGTCATCGAGAAGGAGCGCCCCGACGCTCTTTTGCCGACGATGGGTGGGCAGACGGCCTTGAATCTTGCGGTGGCTTTGGCGGAACGCGGTGCTCTAGAGAAGTACAATGTGGAGTTAATTGGGGCTAAGCTCGACGCTATCAAAAAAGCTGAGGATAGAGAGCTGTTCAAGCAAGCAATGAAGATTATTGGTCTCAAAACGCCGCCATCTGGGGTTGGGAACACTCTTGATGAGTGTATTGAGATTGCTAATGAAATTGGAGAGTTTCCGTTGATTATTAGGCCTGCGTTTACTTTGGGTGGCACTGGAGGTGGCATTGCTTATAATAAGGAGGAGTTTGAGTCTATTTGCAAGGCTGGATTGGCTGCCAGTTTAACTTCACAGGTGTTGGTGGAGAAGTCACTATTAGGATGGAAAGAGTATGAATTGGAAGTAATGCGTGATTTGGCTGATAATGTTGTAATCATTTGCTCGATTGAAAATATTGATCCAATGGGAGTGCATACTGGGGACTCGATAACTGTGGCTCCAGCCCAGACATTAACTGATAAGGAGTACCAGAGATTAAGAGACTATTCAATTAAGATTATAAGAGAGATTGGAGTGGAATGTGGAGGATCCAATGTGCAGTTTGCTGTTAATCCTGTGGACGGTGAGGTTATGGTGATCGAGATGAATCCTAGGGTGTCGAGGTCTTCGGCTTTGGCTTCCAAGGCTACAGGCTTCCCTATAGCAAAAATGGCAGCTAAGTTATCAATTGGTTATACACTGGATCAGATTCCAAATGATATTACAAAGAAGACCCCAGCTAGTTTCGAACCTTCTATAGACTATGTGGTGACCAAG ATCCCCCGGTTTGCATTTGAGAAATTCCCTGGTTCTCAGCCAGTTCTGACAACCCAGATGAAATCTGTTGGTGAAGCAATGTCAATAGGCCGAACATTTCAAGAGTCCCTACAGAAAGCAGTTCGGTCTCTGGAGTGTGGCTACTCAGGATGGGGTTGTGCACCAATTAAGGAACTTGGCTGGGACTGGGACCAGTTGAAGTACAACCTCCGAGTTCCAAACCCAGATCGCCTTCATGCTGTTTATGCTGCAATGAAGAAGGGGATGAAAGTTGATGATATTTATGAACTAACTTTTATTGACAAATGGTTCCTGACTCAGCTTAAAGAGTTGGTGGACGTGGAACAATATCTTATGACTCGGAGCTTGTCTGATTTGACCAAGGATGACTTCTATGAAGTTAAAAAACGTGGTTTCAGTGATAAGCAGATAGCTTTTGCTACTAAATCAACAGAGAAGGATGTTCGGTCAAAACGGATATCTTTTGGAGTTGCTCCAGCGTATAAGCGGGTAGACACCTGTGCTGCTGAGTTTGAGGCCAATACTCCTTATATGTACTCCTCCTATGATTTGGAGTGTGAATCATCTCCCACCAAAACGAAGAAGGTTTTAATTTTAGGTGGAGGACCCAATCGAATTGGACAGGGGATTGAGTTTGATTACTGTTGTTGCCACACCTCTTTTGCCCTCCAG AGTGCAGGATTTGAAACAATTATGATGAATTCAAATCCTGAAACAGTATCCACTGATTATGATACAAGTGACCGCCTCTACTTTGAACCGTTGACAGTTGAAGATGTTTTGAATGTAATTGATCTGGAAAGGCCTGATGGTATCATTGTACAGTTTGGAGGTCAAACACCACTGAAGCTGGCTCTGCCCATCCAGCAGTACTTAGAAGAGCATAAGCCTATTTCTGCCAGTGGGGCTGGTCATGTGCGCATCTGGGGTACATCACCTGATTCCATTGATGCTGCCGAGGACAGGGAGAGATTTAATGCAATTCTAAAAGAGTTAAAGATTGAGCAGCCAAAAGGAGGTATCGCGAAGAGTGAAGCTGATGCACTCGCCATTGCAGCAGACATAGGTTACCCTGTTGTTGTTCGTCCTTCTTATGTTTTGGGTGGCCGGGCCATGGAGATTGTATATAGTGATGACAAGCTAGTGACATATCTTGAAAATGCTGTGGAGGTGGATCCAGACCGGCCTGTattaattgataaatatttatctGATGCTGTCGAGATTGACATAGATGCACTTGCAGATTCATATGGTAATGTGATAATTGGTGGCATAATGGAGCATATTGAGCAGGCTGGTGTACATTCTGGTGACTCAGCTTGCATTCTTCCCACACAAACtgtttcatcttcttgcttGGCCACAATCAAGTCATGGACTAAAAAATTGGCAAAGAGTCTCAATGTTTGCGGGCTCATGAACTGCCAGTATGCTATCACAGCATCCGGGGAGGTTTTTCTGCTTGAGGCAAATCCTCGTGCTTCTCGAACTGTGCCATTTGTTTCCAAGGCAATTGGCCATCCATTGGCTAAATATGCTGCTCTTGTTATGTCCGGCATGTCACTTAATGAAGTAGGCTTCACAAAGGAGGTGATCCCATCACATGTGGCTGTGAAGGAAGTAGTTATTCCATTTGGGAGATTTCCAGGCTGTGATGTGTTGTTAGGGCCTGAAATGAGGAGCACTGGTGAGGGAATGGGtattgattttgtgttttctatGGCATTTGCAAAATCTCAACTTGCTACTGGACAGAACCTACCACTTTCTGGCACTGTGTTCATCAGCTTGAATGACTTGACAAAACCCCATCTTGAAAAGCTTGCGAAGGCCTTTTTAGAACTTGGGTTCAAGATTATTTCAACTTCGGGAACAGCTCATTTTCTCGAGTTGAAAGGTATCCCTGTGGATCGGGTGCTGAAGATGCATGAGGGGCGACCGCATGCTGGTGATATGCTTGCCAATGGGCAAATTCAGTTGATGGTGATCACAAGCTCAGGTGATTCACTCGATCAGATTGATGGCCGACAACTTAGGAGGATGGCTCTTGCCTATAGTGTTCCTATAATAACAACTGTTGCTGGTGCTTTGGCAACTGCAGAGGCAATAAAGACCTTGAAATCCAGCAGTATTAATATGTTAGCCCTTCAGGACTTCTTTAACGTTGAGGTACGTGAAGATAGTAATAGAAACTTGCAGTCAGCCTCATCTTCTCTATGA